A DNA window from Leptospiraceae bacterium contains the following coding sequences:
- a CDS encoding glycosyltransferase family 2 protein, which translates to MDNPIISIIVLSWNRELLLRNTILSLLVTTKYKFEIFIVDNASNDGSKEWLQVFSNFYPSIKVYFLDENIGGEAFNIPLSEVKGKYVLFSENDLEYLPGWDEYMIHQFESFSELGQLSPFAPNPMREIGEVWVDKPFEVEKKGNEVLFKAIHNVTTTCMVRTELLEKGLKWTNLISKEGLFKFPADGSFSADVKNMGYLVGWSDQYKSINWGFNQRIISKEKEYYNENWKEKSNLNIDGIDLDSKKEDLNSFQQKLVNLQIENFDLRQKVFTLEGQSIQLYLDLGNGFSESDSLKVPIEQAKLRYEISLDITKEYKQFRVDISNNPVKVIIKKVFLLDANNKEYQLEIKESNGVLLNNREYIFSNFDPQFYFDGLSKPESIKSFVLEFILLESNVLVYQTALKIADNAKDLV; encoded by the coding sequence ATGGATAATCCCATAATCAGTATCATTGTATTGAGTTGGAATCGGGAATTGTTACTGCGAAATACAATACTGTCTCTTCTTGTTACTACTAAATATAAATTTGAAATATTCATTGTAGACAATGCATCTAATGATGGTTCCAAAGAATGGCTACAAGTTTTTTCAAATTTCTATCCTTCTATAAAAGTTTATTTTCTAGATGAGAATATTGGCGGGGAAGCTTTTAATATTCCTCTTTCAGAAGTGAAAGGCAAATACGTATTATTCTCTGAAAACGATTTAGAATATCTTCCGGGCTGGGATGAGTATATGATTCATCAATTTGAATCTTTTTCTGAACTCGGTCAATTGTCCCCCTTTGCTCCAAATCCAATGCGTGAAATAGGAGAAGTGTGGGTTGATAAACCATTTGAAGTGGAAAAAAAAGGAAATGAAGTCCTATTTAAAGCAATTCATAATGTTACCACAACTTGCATGGTTAGAACAGAGCTTTTAGAGAAGGGATTAAAATGGACAAATTTAATTTCAAAGGAAGGACTGTTCAAATTTCCGGCGGATGGAAGTTTTAGTGCGGATGTTAAAAATATGGGATACCTCGTTGGTTGGTCAGATCAGTATAAATCAATTAATTGGGGCTTTAATCAAAGAATTATTTCAAAAGAAAAAGAATACTACAATGAAAATTGGAAAGAGAAAAGTAATCTCAATATTGATGGAATTGATTTAGATTCAAAAAAAGAAGATTTGAATTCATTTCAACAAAAATTAGTCAATCTACAGATTGAAAACTTTGATCTGCGGCAAAAGGTATTTACCCTCGAAGGACAATCAATTCAATTGTATTTGGATTTAGGAAACGGTTTTTCGGAATCGGATTCTCTGAAAGTTCCAATTGAACAAGCCAAGTTGCGGTATGAAATTTCGCTTGATATCACTAAAGAGTATAAGCAATTTAGAGTTGATATTTCAAACAATCCAGTTAAAGTAATTATTAAAAAAGTCTTTCTTTTAGATGCGAATAATAAAGAATACCAGCTTGAAATAAAAGAAAGCAACGGTGTTTTACTAAATAATAGGGAATACATTTTTTCCAATTTTGATCCACAGTTTTATTTTGATGGTCTTTCAAAGCCTGAGAGCATTAAGTCTTTTGTCTTAGAATTTATCTTATTAGAAAGCAATGTCCTGGTTTATCAGACTGCACTGAAAATAGCGGATAACGCAAAGGATTTGGTGTAG
- a CDS encoding class I SAM-dependent methyltransferase: MNNSEKQREHFNTISERYISGRSNKNHLAYKNELWNQIFHELEKEQKTFSGKKILEAMSGESEILFRFFERDSNGEYFGFDYSDSMVLSAKAKNGHYAQIFQADILKWKEPVKYDIIILIGGLHHVPDHVSLALKNIVDSLKPGGLFINFEPTHNFFLFRWIRERIYKKNSLFEENSERGFELKDYENLLSENALNTIYKVYNGLVGYVLYYNPDAFPWLNIGTGKIASLFCKLDIFLGKTFLGKIFSFATFTINRKPN, encoded by the coding sequence ATGAATAACTCAGAAAAACAAAGAGAGCATTTTAATACTATTTCTGAAAGATATATATCTGGCAGAAGTAATAAGAATCATTTGGCGTATAAGAATGAATTGTGGAATCAAATATTTCATGAATTAGAAAAAGAACAAAAGACTTTTAGTGGAAAGAAAATCTTAGAAGCAATGAGTGGTGAGTCCGAAATATTGTTTCGATTCTTTGAAAGAGATTCGAATGGCGAATACTTTGGATTTGATTATTCTGATTCCATGGTATTATCTGCCAAAGCGAAAAATGGACATTATGCGCAGATATTTCAGGCTGATATTTTAAAATGGAAAGAACCTGTAAAATATGATATAATTATACTAATTGGTGGTCTTCATCATGTGCCTGATCATGTATCATTAGCACTTAAGAATATTGTAGATTCTTTGAAACCGGGTGGATTGTTTATTAACTTTGAGCCTACTCATAATTTCTTTCTATTTCGTTGGATTAGAGAAAGAATTTATAAAAAAAATTCTCTGTTCGAAGAGAATAGTGAACGTGGTTTTGAATTGAAAGACTATGAAAATCTTCTTTCTGAAAATGCTCTAAATACAATTTATAAGGTTTACAATGGTTTGGTCGGCTATGTGCTTTATTATAATCCAGACGCATTTCCCTGGCTTAATATTGGAACGGGAAAAATTGCTTCTCTATTTTGTAAGCTAGATATTTTTTTAGGAAAAACATTTCTGGGTAAAATATTTTCTTTCGCAACATTTACAATTAATCGGAAGCCAAATTAA
- a CDS encoding glycosyltransferase, with product MELFVFSRNFGHQKALKAGYDHAFGDCVICMDADLQHLQRLFRINSEMARGL from the coding sequence ATGGAATTATTTGTCTTTTCAAGAAACTTTGGTCACCAGAAAGCACTTAAAGCCGGTTACGATCATGCCTTTGGAGATTGTGTGATTTGTATGGATGCTGATCTTCAACACCTCCAGAGGTTATTCAGAATTAATTCAGAAATGGCAAGAGGGTTATGA
- a CDS encoding NAD-dependent epimerase/dehydratase family protein, translating into MQNSLENSRKLNIGIIGSTGFLGRSLTRYLSKKYSVHIYSRREPIDFFQNIESWTIGQLHDEKTLHGFLERIDILIHLGQSGKPMESNNNFVYETEANLIPSLQLIEVLKKVQNPIHILFASSGGTVYQEKPHHLHIESDTTEPLTSYGINKLSLEYYFDLLTKISHHSCFTLRIANPYGELLSSGRNQGFIGVSLSRVLEGKEIQIFDDENIVRDYIHLEDMAYAFEKGIFYRKSGYSVFNIGTGVGTSLKEILDLMEKFFGKSIPRTLVKKDSRIKLPKWNVLDITKAKKELDWNPKIDLETGLKNLVNSIL; encoded by the coding sequence ATGCAAAATAGTTTAGAAAATTCCAGGAAGTTAAATATAGGAATCATAGGTTCTACTGGGTTTCTGGGAAGGAGTTTAACCAGGTATCTCTCAAAAAAATACTCGGTTCATATTTACTCCCGCAGAGAGCCAATCGATTTTTTTCAGAATATAGAGAGTTGGACGATTGGACAATTGCATGACGAAAAAACACTGCATGGTTTTTTAGAGAGAATAGATATTTTAATTCATTTAGGTCAATCTGGAAAGCCGATGGAGTCAAACAATAATTTTGTGTATGAAACAGAAGCAAACTTGATACCTAGCTTGCAATTGATTGAAGTTTTAAAGAAAGTTCAAAATCCAATTCATATTTTATTTGCTAGCAGTGGAGGAACGGTTTATCAAGAGAAACCGCATCATTTGCATATAGAATCCGACACTACTGAACCTTTGACTTCCTATGGAATTAATAAACTTTCTCTTGAATACTATTTTGACCTACTTACTAAAATTTCTCATCACTCTTGTTTTACTCTAAGAATAGCAAATCCTTACGGAGAATTATTGTCGTCGGGCAGAAATCAGGGATTTATCGGCGTTAGCCTTAGTCGGGTTTTAGAAGGAAAAGAAATTCAAATATTTGACGATGAAAATATTGTTCGCGATTATATTCATTTAGAGGACATGGCTTATGCCTTTGAAAAAGGAATTTTTTATCGCAAGAGCGGATACTCTGTGTTTAACATTGGAACAGGAGTAGGAACTAGTCTAAAAGAAATATTAGATCTAATGGAAAAGTTTTTTGGAAAATCGATTCCTAGAACTCTGGTAAAGAAAGACAGCAGGATTAAACTTCCTAAATGGAATGTTCTAGATATTACAAAAGCAAAAAAAGAATTGGATTGGAATCCCAAGATTGATTTAGAGACTGGATTAAAGAATTTGGTTAACTCGATTCTATGA
- a CDS encoding glycosyltransferase, which produces MNEEGNIFAIYERIQIQMKKYKFEILFVDDGSTDRTIDRIKELSLKYKNGIICLFKKLWSPEST; this is translated from the coding sequence ATGAATGAAGAAGGAAATATTTTTGCAATTTATGAAAGAATTCAAATTCAAATGAAGAAATATAAATTCGAAATATTGTTTGTGGATGATGGTAGTACTGACAGAACTATAGACAGAATTAAAGAACTTTCTTTGAAATATAAGAATGGAATTATTTGTCTTTTCAAGAAACTTTGGTCACCAGAAAGCACTTAA
- a CDS encoding MBOAT family protein, which produces MLFNSYIFILVFLPITLVLYYYLASRYTFFTARVWLVLASFFFYSWWNPVYSFIIITSIMINYYLGFHMKNLKYAKKILVFGITLNLLVLGYYKYYYFFFTVTKNLIGFEYSIQKIILPLAISFFTFQQIAYLVDNYRGETKEYSFTDYCLFVTFFPQLIAGPIVHHKEIIPQFSLSKTYRFSYKNISVGLSIFFLGLSKKVLLADWIVDYATPVFDTASKGGELFQFDSWVAAISYSLQLYFDFSGYSDMAVGLGRLFGIVIPRNFNSPYKAVNIIDFWRRWHITLSIFLRDYLYIALGGNRKGNLRRFVNLFLTMLLGGLLAWSRLEFLVWGGLHGIYLVINHLWNSQSGKFMTEKSKKYLKPFSIVFTFLCVVIAWVFFRADSLETAFKIISAMFGSGVSYTELGIRKQIQLILSVTVLLFVCWFLQNSTEIFSRYKNPTKDINARNPLQWKPNLGWAIGFSFLTMISLLCISTESEFLYFQF; this is translated from the coding sequence ATGCTTTTTAATTCTTATATTTTTATTTTAGTCTTTTTGCCAATTACTCTTGTGCTTTATTATTATTTGGCGAGTAGGTATACTTTCTTCACAGCGAGAGTCTGGTTGGTTTTGGCTTCTTTCTTTTTTTATTCGTGGTGGAATCCAGTTTATTCTTTTATCATTATTACTTCGATCATGATAAATTACTATCTTGGCTTTCATATGAAAAATTTGAAGTATGCTAAGAAGATTTTAGTCTTTGGAATTACGTTAAATTTATTAGTATTAGGTTATTATAAATACTATTATTTTTTCTTTACGGTAACGAAAAATTTAATCGGTTTTGAATATTCGATTCAGAAAATAATTCTGCCACTTGCAATTTCTTTTTTTACCTTTCAACAAATAGCCTATTTGGTTGATAATTATAGAGGTGAAACAAAAGAATACAGTTTTACCGACTACTGCTTGTTTGTCACGTTCTTTCCTCAGTTGATTGCAGGACCGATTGTGCATCACAAAGAAATCATTCCGCAATTTTCTTTATCGAAGACCTATAGGTTTTCTTATAAAAATATTTCAGTGGGCTTGAGTATTTTCTTTCTAGGTCTGTCTAAAAAAGTTTTATTGGCAGATTGGATTGTAGACTATGCAACTCCTGTATTTGATACGGCGAGTAAAGGCGGAGAATTATTTCAATTTGACTCTTGGGTTGCGGCTATTTCGTATTCGCTACAACTGTATTTTGATTTCTCTGGTTACTCGGATATGGCAGTTGGTCTTGGTAGACTTTTTGGAATTGTAATTCCTAGAAATTTTAACTCTCCTTATAAAGCGGTTAATATAATTGATTTTTGGAGAAGATGGCATATTACTCTTTCCATTTTTCTAAGAGATTATTTGTATATTGCGCTTGGAGGAAATAGAAAAGGAAATCTGAGACGATTTGTGAATTTATTTTTAACCATGCTTCTCGGTGGACTCTTGGCATGGAGCAGGTTGGAATTTTTGGTATGGGGTGGTTTACATGGAATTTACCTCGTAATCAATCATCTCTGGAATAGCCAAAGTGGCAAATTTATGACAGAGAAAAGCAAGAAATACTTGAAACCTTTCTCGATTGTATTTACTTTCCTTTGCGTTGTAATCGCCTGGGTATTTTTTAGAGCCGATTCTTTAGAGACTGCATTTAAAATTATTTCTGCAATGTTTGGATCGGGGGTAAGTTATACAGAGCTTGGAATTCGAAAGCAAATTCAATTGATTCTTTCGGTTACAGTCTTACTCTTTGTATGCTGGTTTCTTCAAAACTCGACTGAAATATTTTCTAGATATAAAAATCCTACGAAAGATATCAATGCACGCAATCCTCTGCAATGGAAACCGAATTTAGGTTGGGCGATTGGTTTTTCTTTTTTAACAATGATTAGTCTTCTTTGCATATCTACAGAGAGCGAATTTTTATACTTCCAATTCTAA
- a CDS encoding glycosyltransferase, translating to MTKLSIITINLNNREGLSKTIESVKAQTWKNVEHIIIDEASSAGSLDVIKKNQNGISFWLSEADKGIYDAHNKGILNAKGEYCLFLNSGDFLVNDFVLTEVFEKNLATDIIYGDMLIDDGKGNVLYGKSPDTLNLSFLAYGVLWHSVTFIKRKLFDEYGLYDTSYKIVSDVDFFLKAIGVGKASFSYVPIAVSQFNTLGFGSDPKNALLLEKERERSRATHLSQVLVETLRMIQEMNTELHIYRTAKSFQWMNKLRNNETLSKLYRLLRRNSA from the coding sequence ATGACTAAGTTATCAATCATTACAATTAATCTAAATAATCGAGAAGGACTTTCTAAAACGATCGAATCGGTCAAGGCACAAACCTGGAAAAATGTTGAGCACATTATCATTGATGAAGCTTCTTCAGCCGGTAGTCTAGATGTAATTAAAAAAAATCAAAACGGAATTAGTTTCTGGTTGAGCGAAGCGGACAAAGGAATTTATGATGCTCACAACAAAGGTATTCTAAATGCAAAAGGCGAGTATTGTCTTTTTTTAAATTCCGGTGATTTTCTTGTGAATGATTTTGTATTAACAGAAGTCTTTGAAAAAAATTTGGCAACGGATATTATCTATGGAGATATGCTAATCGATGACGGAAAAGGAAATGTTCTCTATGGAAAAAGTCCTGATACTTTGAATCTTTCTTTTCTAGCTTACGGTGTTCTCTGGCATAGTGTTACTTTTATTAAACGGAAATTGTTTGATGAATATGGTTTATACGATACGTCTTACAAAATAGTATCAGATGTTGATTTTTTTCTAAAAGCAATTGGCGTTGGCAAGGCTAGTTTTTCGTATGTGCCAATTGCTGTAAGTCAATTCAATACTCTTGGTTTTGGCTCTGATCCAAAAAATGCATTGCTCTTAGAAAAAGAAAGAGAGCGGAGTAGAGCGACTCATTTGTCTCAAGTCTTAGTCGAGACACTTAGAATGATTCAGGAAATGAACACTGAATTACATATCTACAGAACTGCGAAAAGTTTTCAATGGATGAACAAACTTAGGAATAACGAAACTTTATCTAAGCTCTACAGACTCCTTAGAAGGAATAGCGCATAA